Genomic window (Leisingera methylohalidivorans DSM 14336):
CCCTCAGTTTCGCCAGGTCACAGCCACGCAGCTTGCTGTCGATAGCCAGATTGAACAGGGCGAGACCCCTGTGGTTCCGGGCGATCTCCAGGCGGACGCGAATGGCCCAGACGTGTTTTGGCAAGAGCGGCCGCTTCTGACCGGCATCGCGCCCCTTGTTCCAAGCTGGGCGGCACGCGCGAATGGCAGGTAAATTGGCAATGGGCATGATAGGCCCTCCGATCCACCACGCCCTGCCACGACACCAACCCGACGTTGGTGCGTCATTCTAACATGCTGATCCGGCAGCGCGGCTACCCTGGCCGCAGGATAAGTCTGTCCGGAGAAAGGGGAAGCACGGCCTTCAGCAGATTTATGAAACAAAGCCCCCGCGACCTTGTCCTGCCATGGTAAGCCCGGTAATGAATCCGAGAATTTTGTTGTTTCGCTTCGCCTTAAAAACTGGTTTTGGATTGCCGGCTCCAAAATAACTCCTTGGGGGAAAATTAGCGGCCTTTACTTTGCGCGGCACTCATGCCGTCAACATGAACTAACAGACCTTGGGAATTTTGCACTGAAGCTTTCTAAGTCAATCCCAGACACGTTAGCCACATAGCTGACAGTATGGTAAGTCCCGCACACAGCCAATATTTCCAGTTGTTGCTCGACTGTCCACATTTCCTGAAAACGGTTTAATTCTTCCTGGTCCAAGTAGCCTTGGAGGCACATCTGGTCCACAACTTCAAGAAGCAAACTCTCTGGCTCCGACCAGCATGATGCAGTGCTTGCGCACTGCACAGTGGCTCGAACTTGCTCTTCGGTAAGGCCCACGTGGCGTGAAAAAATTGCGACATGAACACCCCACTCGTATTCACACTCAAGGTTGGCGGTGACCCGCAGGATCACAATTTCCCGCTCCCGTTTGGAAATCGGGCTTTGCTTGTCAAGGTGATTTGACACTCCTTTCTTCAGGAACCTTGGGCTATTGGCGAAGACGCGAAATAATTTCAGCAAGTAACCATTTTGCCGGGGAACCCCTTCAAGGAGCATTTGGATTTCGGCTGAAAATGGTTCCTCGGCCGGTCTTAAGGGATTTTCCATTGGGCTCTCCAATGCGCTACCAAAACAGTAGCGCATTGCTGACATAACTTTGCTGCATTTGTCCAGCCAATAATTTCACAACACCCTATCGAGGTGTATGGCCGAGGTGGAGTTTCGACGCTTCAACCACGAACCACACAGCAACCCCGGTGACCAAGACCAACATGGGCCTTTCCGAGCTTCTCGCAAAGCAGGATGGCGGCGACTTTCTGCATGCCGTCGCCGAGGCAGTTTTACAGCTGATCATGGAGGCCGGCGTGGAAGGCCTGATCGGTGCCGGCAAGCATGAGCGCGCCGATCAGCGCACGACCTGGCGAAACGGCTCCCGGGAGCGCGCATTTGATACGCGGCTGGGCACGCTGAACCTGAAGGCTCCAAAGCTTCGGCAGGGCCGCTATTTCCCCGGCTTCCTGGAGCCCCGCAAGACCCCGGAGAAGGCCTTGGGCGCGGTGATCCAGAAGGCCTGGATCGGCGGGGTGTCCACGCGCAGGGTCGACGAGCTGGCCCAGGCGATGGGGCTGCAGGGCATCTCCAAGAGCACGGTATCGAAGCTGTGCAAGGACATCGACGAGCGTGTCGGCGAGTTTCTGAACCGCCCTCTTTGCGGCGGATGGCCCTGCGTCAGGCTGGATGCAACGTATCTCAAGGTGCGCCAGGGCGGCCGGATCGTAAGCGTCGCGGCCATAATAGCCGTCGCCGCAAACACCGATGGGCGGCGCGAAATCATTGGCCTGGGGCTTGGTCCGTCAGAAGCCGAGACCTTCTGGACGGACTTCCTGCGCGGCTTGAAGGCCCGAGGGCTGGACGGCACCAAGCTGGTGATCAGCGACGCGCACAGCGGCCTCAGGGCGGCCATCGAGCGGGTCTTCGAGGCAACCTGGCAGCGATGTCGCGTTCACTGGATGCGCAATGCTCTGGCACATGTCCCACGCGGCCAGCACACCGTAGTCGCCGCTGCGATCCGCCAGGCCTTCGACCAGCCCGACCGCGCATCCGCCGGATAAACCTGGCGACGCGTTGCGGATCAGCTCCGCGGACGATGGCCCAAGCTGGCTAACCTCATGGATGAGAGCGAGCACGACGTGCTGGCCTACATCGCGTTCCCGCGCCAGCACAGGACGAAGTTGCACAGCACCAACCCGATCGAGCGCTTGAACAAGGAGTTGAAGCGCCGAGCCGATGTCGCCGGTATTTTCCCGGATGAGGCCTCCATCACCCGCCTGACCGGCGCCGTGCTGTTCGAACAGAACGACGAATGGCAGGCCGCCAGCCGCTACATGATGGTTGAGGCCTTCGCCGAAACCGACGCAGAGGAGACAGACCCCAGTCTCAGCCTTTCAACCCAAGCCGCCTGATTATGACCTCAGGCCATCCGGGAAATTACACCAGCTTGACGGACGTGATCCCCATCTCCCTCCATTCCGACGAAAGGATCGCACCATCAAACCGTGGGATCAAACAACTAGTTTACAACCGTGACAGCTTGGGGCGGCGTGAGGGGCTTAAAGTGCCAATGAAACAACCAAAGAAGGGGCGGCTCTGGCTGAACGATGGATCGTGCGTCCGTCTGCAACCCGGGTATCGCAACCATGTTTGGCCGTATGACTTCGTGCATCATCGAACCGACGCTGGCAGGGCGTTCAGGACGCTCAACATCTTGGACGAGCACAGCCGGGAATGTCTGGCGATCCGTGTAAAACGCAAGCTGAACCCGACCGAAGTCATTGATGCACTGACTGACCTGTTCATCCTGCGCGGCGTGCCAGGCTGCACTCGGTCAGACAATGGCCCGGAGTTCATCGCTGAGGCTGTCAGAGACTGGATTGTTGAATTTCACTGAGAACTGACCCGGTATTCTACTACTTCCCTGCCGAAGTTGAGGAGGAAGCCGCGTGAACATCCTCGACCATATCAAAGCAGCCAGGGCGCCCGGCAACGGGGCCAAGGGATCAGCAGGGAAAGGCGTCTTTTTCTGCTCCCGCTGCGGCAAGCGCTCGCACAAAGAGGCGAGCATCCAACAGCATATCCGCGACCTTCACGGCGGCGATGGCAACGCAATGAAGGAGCCGCCCCGCCGCCAGATGATGCGTGCGCTCATTGCGGCGCAGGAACTGGCGGCAGGCCTCGAAGCCTCCAGGGAGGTCCACTGCCTCCTAGCAGAATGGTTTCTGCACAGGGATGGAGCAACGGCTGGTGAATGCAAGCGTGTGTTTGCTGACCTTCGGCGCGCACGGCTGGCCTGTGACAAGGCCTCACCTCATTCCGGGAGGCCTGCAAATGACCGACAAGCCCATGCTTTTCGCCGCGCCGATGGTCAGGGCGATCCTGCGCGAAATTGAGACCCCGGGAGCCGGGAAAACCCAGACGCGGCGGATCTACAAACCCGATCCCGGCTTCAGAGCCGCAGCAATACTGCGTAGGCGACCACATCTGGGTGCGCGAGACACACGCTCTGACCAACAAGCACGCTTACCGCTTGAGCGTCGGCGTAGATCAGCGCGTCAACCCCGCCAACGACTACGACGCCGCCGTCTACCGCGCCTGCTTTGACCGCAGCACCGGCGGGCTTCGCTGGCGCCCCTCGATCCATAAGCCCCGCTGGGCCAGCCGGATCACGCTGGAGGTGACTGACGTGCGTTTCCAGCGCCTGCAGGATATTTCGCCGGACGATGCCGAGGCCGAAGGCCTCATTCAGCTCCCGTGGGCGGGGCAGTTGGCCGTCGATCATGGCTGCAACTGGGGTTTCGAAGGTGACACCCGGCATGGCAGCCCGGTATCAGCCTTTGCTGCACTCTGGGACAGCATCAACGGCTCCCCCCGCAAAAAAGACGGCCCAGACATCAGCTGGGAAGCCAATCCGAAGGTCGTGGCGATCACCTTCCGCCCGCACCTCTGCAACATTGATGAAATGGAGGAAGCCGCATGACACTCCTTTGTTGGATAGGACGGACACTGTAGATAGCCAACGCAAGGAGATAAAAGCGAAAGCTCAGCAATGCGGATAATTCATTGCAAAGCGGCTTAGTGCATTTTTGGGTCTCGGCTTTTCCAATTCGTCAGTAACTCTCTTTCAATGTCCTCGGGATCGCGGCACCAAAACTCAACCGTATCGAAAAATTGCGGGATAGGTTCATGCTCTTCCGCGTCTGACCCCTTAATTTGCTGCTGCACAGCCGAAATAGCAGCGCGTACATCACTGTACATCTCAAAAGCGCCCTCCTTGAAGCCTGGATAGGCAGCGACGCCTTGATAGGCAAACCAAATTATAAAAACGGCCCCGGTAAAAGTAATCTTTATCGAGCCTTCTTCAAACTTGACCTCAGGAAAAAAGAATTCTTCCAACTTAATATCAAGATATCCCCCGTCAGGCTGTTCAACTGCGCGGGGAAAATGCCGAGACAGAGCATCTTCTATCCGGGGCTGAATACGGTTCACGACAAAGGCGGCGAGTAACAGATTGTTTTCACTTCGCATTGATGCCCAAGGAATAGTAAAGCTGGCTGAAAAGAGTTCAACACGAAACGGTTCCATGTCCTGAAACCCTCGACTGTTATTGTTGCCATCGCCCATCATACCCTGCTCCTTTTCTGGATCATTCAGACTGGACCTGTGACACGCATAAGAAACTGTGCATGAGGCTTCTCAGTTTCCTTGTTCATCAACTGCGCCAAAATAAGGTCGCCTGTTGAAAGCTCGAGCGTATGCACTTTCAGAAGCCGCTTAATCTTACAAACCACGGCCTGAATTTCGAGCACCGCAGAAGTGTCTTGATCAGCGCACATGCCAAAATTGCGATTGGCATGTAGGTGATGGTCTAATGCTCGTTGATACAGAACCTTAAACTCATTCTCTTCCAAATGTGGATCAGAATTAGACTGCGCCCTATGAGGTATAGTGTCTGCGTCTGGCGCCCTGGGTATGGGGAAGAATTTGGGGTTTCTCTTTCGAACATGAGCGACAATTTGTGTGGCCTTGTAGGTATTCCTTAGCTTTTTCCCGAGCGCAGGCAACTCGGTTGACTGGGCCAGCAAGCTCCCAAACATCATTAACTCAAAGACTTTCCTGAGTTGCAGGTAACAAAGTTCTATATCGACGGGACGATAGACATTTACCGCCGCCCCCTTCGAGAGGGCGTTAAGTGTGTGGTGACAGACCCAAAGACGATTAAATATCTCGAGCAAATACCTGCAGTAGTCGTTCAGCACTTCCACCCGCTGTACTTCATTCAACTTCCTCAAAATTCGCTCCCTTTCCGGATTTCCGTTACGTAATGACACTTTGATCCGCCAACCGGCGACTAATATCCTGCATCAGTGCCCTGGCTTTGCGCGCCTCTTTCTGAGCAACGTGAACTGTATTTTGGTTACAGTGAGCCTTTTCGTGAACAAGGTCATTTCTAAGTAACCTGAATTGGTGAACGCGACTCAGCAGGCTCTCATCCAAGACCCCTAGAAACTTTAGCCTGCACTCGTACTTCTTCTTGTCGAACTCACGAGCCTTGCTTTTGCTGAAGCGCTCTGCGATTTCAACATGCAGTCTCGCTTCCAACCACATTGCCGAAAAGGTGATATAAACAAGTGCTGCCTTAAACGATTTCCGCTGAGGGTCAAATTTAACGATGTCGCCAACTCCACCGAGGCGCGGTGTGCGAGCTTTACCTTCGGCCTGCTCCATATCCGCAAAAGCATCTTCTGCAATTTGAGAAAAAATGCCGATATTCGAAACCACGAACTGATCCACGGCCGACTTCTCCTTTTCTGAATCAGGTGGACCTAATATTGGGAGACTGTTCGCGGCTCGTAATGCTCCACATATCTCCTCGCTCCCCCGTTGAAAGAAAAATCCTCTTGTCGTGCGAGCGGAGATGGCGCACGCGGTCCTCTGTAAGGTTGTTCCAGCTCGCTATAGCGCGCGTGGACCGGAAGCTATGACCGCCGCCGCTCCTCTCGCCTTTCAGCCAGTAGTAAATTTTTTCCGGTCCCTGTGCTCACCTGCCAGTCGCGCCGCCCAAGAAACCAGAGCGACCGTCAAACTAGCACAGGCGCCACCGACTGCCCCCACGACTATTCCCTGCCATATTGATACTTCCACGCCTAATTCTCCTCTTATGGACGACCGAAACACCCAGCGCTAGAAATCCGTTGTTAACACCCGCACGCGCCCATCACTACCAAACAGCCCAGCGTCGTACTTTTCCTCAGCCCTTGACTGCACAGCATGGAGCCCGTGGTCCTCGATAGCTTCGCTGGAGGTAACAATGACCACGCGCTTTTCTCCATCAAACGCTTCAAGCAGCGTCTCAAACTCCTGAGAGCCTTCCCGCTCTCCCGAAAACGTAAGTGGCATTACATCATTCTCCTATTTCGACTTCTGCTTCCGATAGGCGCTCTGGTGCGCCGCGTTGGCCATGAGGCCACACTCTCAAAGAACTCTTCCATGTCGTCGCCCTTCTGGTAAAGCGCCGATCCGATGTCTTTGACGGTACACGTGCCAGACCGCTGCTATTGGGCAGAGACGAATACGGTTACGACGTGTTACCCCCACATGTCGCGGCAGTGCGATAGGCGGCCCCGCAAGCTGCACATGTATTGTTCCGGAAAGCCGCATCGAGACAACGGAGAGAAGACTGGCGCTTCCAAAGACGGCTGCGCCAGCGCATTGAAAAACTTGAATGCCAGCTGGCCGTCTATCTTCGCTGATCAGCCCCGCGCATGGCCTCCATGGAAGCCCCTGCAAAGGTGATCGAATACTGCTTGATGTTCCGCTGCTTGCACCTGGTGCATTTCATCTTAGCAATCACGTCGGCAACCGTCACCTGATCGCCAACTTGGTCGATGAGCCATGCCACCCTGACCGGCCCGGCGTGCTCGCAGCCATGTACCATGCGTCATTGAAGGCCAAGATGTCGGAACTGGAAGCGGAGAAAGCCGGATTGGAGGCCATCATCAAGGAAAGCCCTGGGCCCCCTGCCCTGCGGCTGCATCCCAGCCTTTCGCAGCGCTACGGCGAGATGGTCGAAGATCTCGCCCGGTCGCTGAACGCGCCGGAGGTGAAGCGGGAAGCCACAGCAGCGCTGCGGGCGCTGATTTCGCAGGTTCGGATGGTTCCGGACGCTGATGCGCCGGGCGGGCATGAGCTTGAACTTGTTGGGGAATTGGCCGGGATCATGGCTTTGGGGAGCCCGGAATCGAAAAAGCCCCCGCTGTTGGCGGAGGCTTGGTCGGAAACGCTGGTTGCGGGAGCAGGATTTGAACCTGCGACCTTCAGGTTATGAGCCTGACGAGCTACCTGGCTGCTCCATCCCGCGTCAGGTGTTTTTTTTTGATATCGTTATGAGAGGTTTGGATTTTACTAGGTTTGGCGGTGACCTACTCTCCCAGGGCTTGAGCCCAAGTACCATCGGCGCGACAGTGCTTAACTTCCGGGTTCGGGAAGGGACCGGGTGTTTCACTTGTGCTGTAGCCACCAAACCGAGGAAAATCCAAAAGCCTCCGGCTTTTGGATTTGGCGGCAGGCAGCGTGTTTGCAAAGCAAACATGCGTTGCCGCTGGTCTGTTACGTCACGGGGACGTTTCCAAAAGCGGAAGGCGTTACAATCAAGGTTGTCCAAGTCAGTTTGGGATGTGTTTGCTTTGGTTCGAGTAACACTGTCTGTTACTGGATCAAATCAAGCCTATCGGGCGATTAGTACCGGTCAACTGAATGCATTGCTGCACTTACATCTCCGGCCTATCGGCGTGGTGGTCTTCCACGGCCCTCAGGGATACCTTGTTTTGAGGGGGGCTTCCCGCTTAGATGCCTTCAGCGGTTATCCTGTCCGAACATAGCTACCCTGCACTGCTGCTGGCGCAACAACAGGTCCACCAGTGGTTCGTTCACCCCGGTCCTCTCGTACTAGGGGCAACTCCTCTCAAGTATCCTACACCCACGGCAGATAGGGACCGAACTGTCTCACGACGTTCTAAACCCAGCTCACGTACCTCTTTAAACGGCGAACAGCCGTACCCTTGGGACCTGCTCCAGCCCCAGGATGAGATGAGCCGACATCGAGGTGCCAAACACTGCCGTCGATATGGACTCTTGGGCAGTATCAGCCTGTTATCCCCGGCGTACCTTTTATCCGTTGAGCGATGGCCCTTCCACTCGGGACCACCGGATCACTATGGCCGACTTTCGTCTCTGCTCGACTTGTCAGTCTCGCAGTCAGGCTGGCTTCTGCCATTGCACTCAACGAGCGATTTCCGACCGCTCTGAGCCAACCTTCGCGCGCCTCCGTTACTCTTTAGGAGGCGACCGCCCCAGTCAAACTACCCGCCACGCAGGGTCCCGGATCCGGATAACGGACCGCGGTTAGATATCAAGAGTGCGAAGGGTGGTATCTCAAGGGAGGCTCCACCGCGACTAGCGTCACGGTTTCGATGCCTACCACCTATCCTGCACATCACAATCCTGATACCAGTGCGAAGCTGTAGTAAAGGTGCACGGGGTCTTTCCGTCTAACCGCGGGAAGCCTGCATCTTGACAGGCAATTCAATTTCGCTGAGTCGATGTTGGAGACAGCGGGGAAGTCGTTACGCCATTCGTGCAGGTCGGAACTTACCCGACAAGGAATTTCGCTACCTTAGGACCGTTATAGTTACGGCCGCCGTTTACCTGGGCTTCAATTCGGAGCTCTCACCCCTCCTTTTAACCTTCAGGCACCGGGCAGGCGTCAGACCCTATACGTCGCCTTACGGCTTCGCAGAGCCCTGTGTTTTTAATAAACAGTCGCCACCCCCTGGTTTGTGCCCCCGGATTCCACTTGCGTAGGACCCGGGCCTCCTTCTCGCGAACTTACGGAGGTATTTTGCCGAGTTCCTTCAACATCGTTCTCTCAAGCGCCTTGGTATTCTCTACCAGTCCACCTGTGTCGGTTTAGGGTACGGTCTGACGGAGGGCTATTTCCAGGGACTGATCAGCAGCCCATTCAATCCGATAAGGATGAACTACCTTCACAATCCGTCACATCCTCCTGGCCCACGAATATTAACGTGGTTCCCATCGCCTACGCCTTTCGGCCTCGGCTTAGGGGCCGGCTTACCCTGCTCAGATTAGCTTTAAGCAGGAACCCTTGGACTTTCGGCGAGAGTGTCTCTCACACTCTTTGTCGCTACTCATGTCATCATTCTCACTAGTGATCTCTCCACGGGATCGCTCACGCGCCCGCTTCATCGAAAGCTCCTTGCGTCCAATCTTTCCCGGAGGAAAGTAAGGACGCATGGAACTATGTCACACTACGCTCTGCTACCATGCACTATGTGCATCCTCGGCTTCGGCTCATGGCTTGAGCCCCGTTACATCTTCGCCGCAAGACATCTTGATTAGACCAGTGAGCTGTTACGCTATCTTTAAAGGATGGCTGCTTCTAAGCCAACCTCCTGGTTGTTTTGGACGTCTCACCTGCTTTCCCACTTAGCCATGAATTGGGGGCCTTAGCCGGAGGTCAGGGTTGTTTCCCTCTCCACGACGGACGTTAGCATCCGCCGTGTGTCTGCCATCCAGTACTCCCGGGTATTCGGAGTTTGGTTAGGATCAGTAAGCCTGTGGGGCCCCATTACCCATCCAGTGCTCTACCCCCCGGGGTATTCGGATGACGCTCTACCTAAATAGATTTCGCAGAGAACCAGCTATCTCCGAGTTTGATTGGCCTTTCACCCCTAGGCACAGCTCATCCCGATCCTTTTCAACGGATGTGGGTTCGGTCCTCCAGTGCGTGTTACCGCACCTTCAACCTGGCCATGCCTAGATCACTCGGTTTCGGGTCTGATCCCACGAACTCATGCGCCCTATTAAGACTCGCTTTCGCTGCGCCTACACCTAACGGTTTAAGCTTGCTCGTGAGACCAAGTCGATGACCCATTATACAAAAGGTACGCTGTCAGCCCTCAAGGGGCCT
Coding sequences:
- a CDS encoding carboxymuconolactone decarboxylase family protein, which encodes MENPLRPAEEPFSAEIQMLLEGVPRQNGYLLKLFRVFANSPRFLKKGVSNHLDKQSPISKREREIVILRVTANLECEYEWGVHVAIFSRHVGLTEEQVRATVQCASTASCWSEPESLLLEVVDQMCLQGYLDQEELNRFQEMWTVEQQLEILAVCGTYHTVSYVANVSGIDLESFSAKFPRSVSSC